In Pseudomonas sp. HR96, the DNA window CGAGGTTGGCCAGCAGCGGCACGTCCGGTGCCAGCCGCCGCAGCTCGCGCGTCAGGCCATGATCATTGGCGCCGCGCAAGGCCACACGCTGGGAGCCGACCGCCATGGCAATGCCCAAGGCCTGGGCCGCTTCAGCGAGATGACGGTTGATCGCGGCGCTGCGCTGCGCTCCGCCGGTCATCGAGCTGATCAACAGCGGGGCGCGCAGCGACCGACCGAGCAGCGAGGCGCGCAGGTCGATGTCGGCCAGGCGCAACTGCGGCAGGGCGCAATGCTCGAATTGCACCGCCGCCAGCCCCGAATGAGTGTCGCGCTGGGCACGCCGCGGGTCGAGGACGATGTCCAAGTGGTCATCCTTGCGCTGTGTCAGCTCGGCTTCGCTCATGGCGGCTCCTTCAATCCCGCTTGCGGCAGGGAGTCTTTTGCCGATTTGGCTGTCAGTAATACGTGGCACTGTTGTACGCGACAGCGGAAACTGCATAAGTCATGTATAAGAAAATGACGTGCGTATGGCAACTGCCAGCGTCAGGCGTTCCCTGAACTCGTGCAAAAGACTGGACTGATGACTGCGGGGGAGCACATGACGACACAGCTGGAACTGAGCAAGCACAGGCGCAGCAGCCCCAAGGCTGGGGAGCGTCAGCCGGCGGACCTGACACGGGTTCGCGATGAAATCGAAAACCGTCTGGGCCAGCTGTTGCCTGCGGTGGGCAACGAACGTGATCTGGTGGCGCGGGCCATGCGCGACAGCACCCTGGCCCCCGGCAAACGCATGCGCCCTATGCTGCTTGTGCTGGCAGCCCGCGGTCTGGGTTGCCCGGCCGAGCAGGCGCTGGAGCTGGGCTGCGCGATCGAGATGGTGCATGCCGCCTCGCTGGTGCTCGACGACATGCCGTGCATGGACAACGCCCAGCTGCGCCGCGGCCAGCCGACGACGCACATCCGCTATGGCGAGGACGTCGCCATCCTGTCGGCAGTGGCGCTGCTCAGTCGCGCGTTCGGCGTAGTCGCCAGCACTCCGGGGCTGGCACCCGAGGTCCGTACCCAGGTGGTGCTCACCCTGGCCAACGCCGTGGGCATGCAGGGTTTGGTCCGCGGCCAATTCGAAGACCTGCGCGAAGGCGCGCGGCCGCGCTCGGCCGATGAAATCACCGTGACCAACGATTTGAAGACCGGCGTGCTGTTCGGCGCCACCTTGCAGATGGCCGCCCTGCTCGGCGGCGCCGACGAAGTCACCAGCTGCGCCCTGCAGGGCTTTGCCCTGGAGCTGGGCCAGGCCTTCCAACTCTATGACGACCTGCAGGACAACTGTGCCGACAACGCCAAGGACCAAGGCAAGGACCAGGGCAAGTCGACCCTCGTCGCCCTGCTGGGCGAAGCCCACGTGCGCGAGCGCCTGCACGCGCATCTGCAGCGCGCCGAGCATTACCTGCGCCAGGTGTTCGGAGAAGAGCAGGAGATCCGTTGCTACGTGGCGGGGATTTTTCGGCGGGTGGTCGGTGGGGAGGTTTGAGGGGGCGTGTGCATGGCGAAATGTTCAATATGGCGACCATCGGCCGCCCGGGCGGCCGGTGGTGGCCATATTGAACCTATCGCCCCTCAAGGCAATATCTCGCGAATCCTCTGCGCCAGCATGTCAATGGTGAAGGGCTTGTTGATCACTTGCATGCCCGGCAGCAGGTTGTCGTGGGCGCCGGTGCCCTGGGCGTGGCCGGTCGCGAACAGCACGGGCAGGTGCGGTCGATGCTGGCGGGCGATCAGGGCCAGCTGGCGCCCGTCCAGCCCGGGCAGGCCGACGTCCGAGACCAGCAGGTCAATGCGTCCCGACCCCTGCAGCACCGGGATCGCCTCATGGGCATCCTGCGCCTGCAACACCACGTAGCCTAGCTCCAGCAACACTTCCACCACCAGGCTGCGC includes these proteins:
- a CDS encoding polyprenyl synthetase family protein, translating into MTTQLELSKHRRSSPKAGERQPADLTRVRDEIENRLGQLLPAVGNERDLVARAMRDSTLAPGKRMRPMLLVLAARGLGCPAEQALELGCAIEMVHAASLVLDDMPCMDNAQLRRGQPTTHIRYGEDVAILSAVALLSRAFGVVASTPGLAPEVRTQVVLTLANAVGMQGLVRGQFEDLREGARPRSADEITVTNDLKTGVLFGATLQMAALLGGADEVTSCALQGFALELGQAFQLYDDLQDNCADNAKDQGKDQGKSTLVALLGEAHVRERLHAHLQRAEHYLRQVFGEEQEIRCYVAGIFRRVVGGEV